The sequence CCCACCATTAATCCCGCCGCACCAGCCAACGCACCCCCAATTAGAAACGTCATCACAATAATTTGGTCAACATTAATCCCCATAATTCTGGCTGCATCAGGATTTTGAGCCACGGCCCGCATCGCCTTTCCCCAGCGAGTATACTTCACAAATAGCTGTAATCCTGTCATTAACAAGATTGCAAAGAGCAAAACGATTAAATCTTTAGTCGTAAATTGAATACTAGTTTCAATCCCCAACTGTTTTAGAATATCGATTCTAGGCAATAAATCGGGAAAACTTTTAGGTGCTGCGGCGTTACCCCCCATAACCGGAATAAATGAACCCAATCCTCCCCAAAATAACCCTATATTCTGCAAGATAAAAGAAATGCCAATTGCCGAAATTAAAGGGGCTAATTTAGGTGCTTTACGCAGTGGACGGTAAGCATAGCGTTCGGTCAAAATATTGATTGAGGCGCAGACTACTGCACTAATAATTAAAGCCGCTAAGATGGGGATCAGACTTTGTTGCCAGGTGCTACTATCTGTCACGCCAAAAGCTCCAATCGCACTCAAAGCCGTAAACCCACCGAGCATATATAGATCGCCGTGGGCAAAATTAATTAACTCGATAATTCCATAAACCATAGTGTAACCAAGGGCAATAATGGCGATTATTGCCCCATTAACCAAACCCACTAGGATTTGTTGGATTAGAAGTTCTGGATTTTTGGCTATTTCGCCAACAACTCGCGATATATCGAACCCAGCCAGAGGCCCCAAAAGTAAAAATATATAGATTAATCCGAGATAAAGTAACCAATTCCAAGCAGGCTGACGTTTATACCGAATTTTCATCATTTTGTCGATCTATCTATATTAAGAACTAACAGTTACAGAATCAGAAGGTAAGATGTATAGCATTATTTGTTCTACAACGCAATATCTTGCGAAACGATCGCTGATTCTGCAAACGTTTACATATATTGGCATACAATTTGCCTTACAGGTAGGTTAAGCGATCGCTTAACCTGCCTTGTTGACTGACAGTCACAAATAAGATAGAGTTCTGAACTAAACCAAATCTAATCATAAAAACTTATTGTACAAAATCCTATAAAATTAATCGCGTTTTGTTGAGTGTATTTTTACGAAGATCAAAAAATCTCATGTCCAAACAAATTAAAAAATTGACTAACTCTCCATTTCGTTATCCTGGAGGTAAATTTTATGCTCGGAAGCTGATTCTAGATTGTATCCCCGAACACGATAAATACTGCGAACCATTCGCTGGTGGAGCCTCAATATTTTTTGCCAAGAATAATGCGAAACATAACATTTTAAATGACCGAGATGGTGAGCTAATAAACTGTTATATCCAAATCAAAAATAATGTACAGAACCTTATTGCGTTGTTGAAGGGTATTCCTGCTACTAAAGAATTGCACTCTTATTACAAAAACGAATTCAAGCCTTCTAATGATTTAGAACGTGCTATGCGTTGGTTTTACTTGAATAGAACTTCTTATTCAGGTATCATGAAGCATCAGAACTGTTACTGGGGATATGGCGATAAGTATTCTATGAAACCTGAGAATTGGGCTTCTCATCTCAGGACAACATCAGAAAGACTACAAAATATTGAGATATCTTGTTTAGACTTTGAGGATTTAATTAATCTACTTCCAAGTGGATATTTTTTATTTATCGATCCTCCTTACTTTAATGCAGATCAAGATAAATTTTATACTTGTTCTTTTACCCAAGAAGATCATGAAAGACTTTGCCAATTACTAAAAAATAACCAGGATAGATTTAAATTCTTGATTACTTATGATAATAGCCTTGAAATCAGAAAAATGTATAGTTGGTGTATCTCTATGCAGGATAATGAATGGAACTATACTATTAGCCGTACTGACGATCAAAAAAACGGGCGGAAGCTGAAAGATGGCTACCAAAGTGAAAGATACAAAGGTAGGGAAATATTTATTACTAACTATGATATTCAATCAGTAATTGGAGTAAAACCACTTGAATTTAATGACCAAAAGCCTAAAAACAATAATCTAATTCAGCTAAGTCTATTCGATCTCACAAGGGTATAATCTCTAGTCAAGCAAGGATTCTATTTTATCTAAAGAAATCCAAGGAAATAATGGCTGTCCACTAGAACGATTAAAATAAATTATTGGATAGTTGGGAATAAAATTACAATTTGAATCATTACATTTTTGACGGGTACATCTAACTTCATTTATTTGGCTTGCTGCGAGATTTTTACTTTTAGCTACATACATCTTTAAGAATGCCTCGCTTTGATTTCTAACTCCAAGATTGTTTAAGAAAAATTGTGCTTCTAATGTTGGAGACCAAAAAAATAAACCGTCAGAATCAGTTTTAAAAAAACTATTTGCAATTGAAGTTATAACCAAATCAAATTCTTTTGCTGTGTACTGGT is a genomic window of Merismopedia glauca CCAP 1448/3 containing:
- a CDS encoding DNA adenine methylase encodes the protein MSKQIKKLTNSPFRYPGGKFYARKLILDCIPEHDKYCEPFAGGASIFFAKNNAKHNILNDRDGELINCYIQIKNNVQNLIALLKGIPATKELHSYYKNEFKPSNDLERAMRWFYLNRTSYSGIMKHQNCYWGYGDKYSMKPENWASHLRTTSERLQNIEISCLDFEDLINLLPSGYFLFIDPPYFNADQDKFYTCSFTQEDHERLCQLLKNNQDRFKFLITYDNSLEIRKMYSWCISMQDNEWNYTISRTDDQKNGRKLKDGYQSERYKGREIFITNYDIQSVIGVKPLEFNDQKPKNNNLIQLSLFDLTRV
- a CDS encoding branched-chain amino acid ABC transporter permease, whose protein sequence is MMKIRYKRQPAWNWLLYLGLIYIFLLLGPLAGFDISRVVGEIAKNPELLIQQILVGLVNGAIIAIIALGYTMVYGIIELINFAHGDLYMLGGFTALSAIGAFGVTDSSTWQQSLIPILAALIISAVVCASINILTERYAYRPLRKAPKLAPLISAIGISFILQNIGLFWGGLGSFIPVMGGNAAAPKSFPDLLPRIDILKQLGIETSIQFTTKDLIVLLFAILLMTGLQLFVKYTRWGKAMRAVAQNPDAARIMGINVDQIIVMTFLIGGALAGAAGLMVGLYNNTIVFTMGFTAGLRAFTAAVLGGIGNIVGAMLGGVLIGLLSALSDQYFSSRWTNAWVFAVLVIILAFRPGGLLGENVQEKV